A genomic region of uncultured Roseibium sp. contains the following coding sequences:
- a CDS encoding sugar-binding transcriptional regulator yields the protein MAIDAKTNPDVAARAAWLHFVGGLTQGEVARHLNVTNTRAHRLIARAQADGLVQIFVDVEATECVMLERQLMERFGLNFCRVAMEIPESGPMPLRSLATVGAQYLMEVSGGSRHKTIGLGNGRTLTASVNAMGRDPVVGKQFVSVLGGLTRSFAANPYDVIYRLAQKTGAEAHLLPAPLYANTAEDKAVMMKQFGIADTMSLIDEASLVVLGVGSLDPDSGSIIDTAIDDPNRTRELRESGAVAELLGQFFDIDGQQIETEFDQRVMAPPIESLKGREVTAIAGGANKVKAITAALKNGHLTGLLTDEVTAKALVEDHQ from the coding sequence ATGGCGATCGACGCAAAAACCAATCCCGATGTCGCGGCACGCGCAGCGTGGCTGCATTTCGTCGGCGGGCTCACACAGGGCGAGGTCGCACGTCATCTGAACGTGACCAACACACGGGCGCACCGGTTGATCGCGCGGGCGCAGGCCGACGGACTGGTACAGATTTTCGTCGACGTCGAAGCGACCGAGTGCGTGATGCTGGAACGGCAGCTGATGGAGCGCTTCGGTCTCAATTTCTGCCGGGTTGCGATGGAGATTCCCGAGAGCGGGCCCATGCCGCTCCGGTCTCTTGCGACCGTCGGCGCGCAGTACCTGATGGAGGTGTCAGGCGGCAGCCGGCACAAGACGATCGGGCTCGGCAACGGCCGGACCCTGACGGCGTCGGTCAACGCCATGGGGCGCGACCCGGTTGTCGGGAAGCAGTTCGTGTCCGTCCTCGGCGGGCTCACCCGCTCATTTGCCGCCAATCCCTATGACGTCATTTATCGCCTCGCCCAGAAAACGGGGGCAGAGGCTCACCTTCTGCCGGCACCGCTCTATGCGAACACAGCCGAGGACAAGGCCGTGATGATGAAGCAGTTCGGTATCGCCGACACGATGTCCCTGATCGACGAGGCCTCGCTTGTGGTGCTGGGCGTCGGCAGCCTCGATCCGGATTCGGGCAGCATCATCGACACGGCGATCGACGATCCCAACAGGACGAGAGAACTTCGCGAAAGCGGAGCTGTCGCGGAACTGCTCGGACAGTTCTTCGACATTGACGGGCAGCAGATCGAAACGGAGTTCGACCAACGGGTCATGGCACCGCCGATCGAAAGCCTGAAAGGACGCGAAGTGACCGCGATTGCCGGAGGAGCAAACAAGGTCAAAGCGATCACCGCTGCACTCAAGAACGGTCATCTGACCGGTCTGTTGACTGACGAGGTAACTGCAAAGGCGCTTGTAGAAGATCACCAATGA
- a CDS encoding deaminase translates to MAEEDTWTRRFMALCDHISLWSEDRDFQVGCVIVSPGGHEIRSTGYNGLARGVSSSDPARFDRTSGEKFFWFEHAERNAIYNAARAGARLEGCTLYVNRFPCADCGRAIIQSGIRRIVAPPIPEADGALDYSFKVSLQMLREAGVSVAEYT, encoded by the coding sequence ATGGCGGAAGAAGACACCTGGACCCGGCGTTTCATGGCGCTCTGCGATCATATCTCGCTGTGGTCCGAGGATCGCGATTTCCAGGTGGGCTGCGTCATTGTTTCTCCCGGCGGGCACGAGATCAGGTCGACCGGATATAACGGCCTGGCGCGGGGGGTCTCTTCTTCCGACCCGGCAAGGTTCGACCGGACGAGCGGCGAAAAGTTCTTCTGGTTCGAGCACGCCGAACGCAATGCGATCTACAATGCCGCGCGCGCGGGTGCCCGGCTGGAAGGGTGCACGCTCTACGTCAACCGGTTTCCCTGCGCGGATTGCGGACGTGCCATCATTCAATCCGGTATCCGGAGAATCGTCGCGCCGCCGATACCGGAAGCGGACGGAGCGCTGGATTACAGTTTCAAGGTCTCCCTGCAGATGTTGCGCGAGGCCGGCGTGTCGGTGGCTGAATACACGTAG
- a CDS encoding dihydrodipicolinate synthase family protein, translated as MQGVVAAVPTPVDRSFTPIKDLFTEHCDWVLKNGCDGINVLGSTGEANSFDAAARRDVMTWAAAAFAKEKLMVGTGTPSLKETIALTTLADDLGYPVALVLPPYYYKPATPSGLKSWYLALHDALGSRRIRIYFYNFPQMTGITIPVDVISDLAAIAPDRFAGIKDSSGDLDYCRSIVAASPSLSVFPSSETALQTAVKDGFAGCISATLNHTAPLAAEIWSNRDAPAPATCEEIARQRGLMAGPTLISGIKFLVGERTGNMEWRRVLPPFLTLPEEAGGALKRNLAQD; from the coding sequence ATGCAAGGCGTTGTTGCAGCCGTTCCAACTCCGGTCGACCGGTCATTCACTCCCATCAAGGATCTGTTCACGGAACACTGTGACTGGGTGCTGAAAAACGGCTGCGACGGGATCAATGTCCTGGGGTCGACAGGCGAAGCAAATTCGTTTGATGCCGCTGCCCGGCGGGATGTGATGACCTGGGCAGCAGCCGCCTTTGCCAAAGAAAAGCTGATGGTCGGCACGGGCACGCCGTCGCTCAAGGAAACGATTGCACTGACGACCCTCGCGGACGACCTGGGCTACCCGGTCGCGCTGGTTCTGCCGCCCTACTACTACAAGCCCGCGACACCGTCGGGCCTGAAAAGCTGGTATCTGGCGCTGCATGATGCTCTGGGGTCGCGCCGCATCAGGATCTATTTCTACAACTTTCCGCAGATGACCGGTATCACGATCCCGGTCGACGTCATTTCGGACCTCGCCGCCATCGCGCCGGACCGTTTTGCCGGGATCAAGGATTCGTCCGGCGACCTGGATTATTGCAGGTCCATCGTTGCAGCGTCTCCGTCCCTGAGCGTTTTTCCGAGTTCGGAAACCGCGCTGCAAACGGCCGTCAAGGACGGCTTCGCAGGATGCATTTCCGCCACATTGAACCACACGGCACCGCTGGCCGCCGAGATCTGGTCCAACCGGGATGCGCCTGCGCCGGCAACTTGCGAGGAGATCGCACGACAGAGAGGTTTGATGGCCGGACCGACATTGATCTCCGGGATCAAGTTTCTTGTCGGGGAAAGGACGGGGAACATGGAATGGCGCCGTGTGCTGCCCCCTTTCCTGACGCTTCCCGAAGAGGCCGGTGGGGCCTTGAAGCGGAACCTGGCACAGGACTGA
- a CDS encoding ferredoxin family protein has translation MTLVITSTCIDVKDGICTTVCPVDCIYEGERMFYIHPTECIECGMCESICPVDAIRYADEVEEAQHAFLAINDAAFRDGADTLLEPGGWSKGDEPLKDPPGLATLAEHYLRKDTL, from the coding sequence ATGACACTCGTCATTACGAGCACCTGTATTGACGTCAAGGATGGCATATGCACAACAGTGTGCCCGGTCGACTGTATCTATGAAGGCGAGCGGATGTTCTACATCCACCCGACCGAATGCATCGAGTGCGGCATGTGCGAGAGCATCTGCCCCGTCGACGCGATACGGTATGCCGACGAGGTCGAGGAGGCGCAGCACGCCTTTCTTGCCATAAACGACGCAGCGTTTCGTGACGGCGCCGACACCCTTCTGGAACCGGGCGGGTGGTCGAAAGGTGACGAACCGCTCAAGGACCCACCCGGGCTGGCGACGCTGGCCGAGCATTATCTCAGAAAGGACACCCTTTGA
- a CDS encoding enoyl-CoA hydratase-related protein, whose amino-acid sequence MSVDLDVADHVARVTINRPERLNAVDSVAHARLAEIWEEIEQNPEIRCAVLTGAGPKAFCAGADLKEDTGLTGVDYWKNISASGFTGIALRQMSTPVIARVNGLALGGGLEMVLGCDIVIAAATARFGLPEAKVGRVPLDGGMVLLPRLVPRNIAMGMMMTGRLLAAPELERYGLINAIVPPEDLDAETDRWVAELLTCAPLSLRAIKAINRQTAHLAAQEAFRYPTDELEAALCSDDADEGVAAFREKRVPVWKGR is encoded by the coding sequence ATGAGTGTCGATCTCGACGTTGCAGATCACGTCGCGCGCGTGACCATCAACCGGCCCGAGCGTCTGAACGCCGTCGATAGCGTTGCCCATGCGCGACTGGCGGAGATCTGGGAAGAGATCGAGCAGAACCCGGAGATCCGGTGTGCCGTTCTCACCGGGGCCGGACCGAAGGCCTTCTGTGCGGGAGCGGACCTGAAAGAAGACACCGGTCTGACCGGAGTGGATTACTGGAAAAACATCAGCGCGTCGGGGTTTACGGGGATTGCACTCCGGCAGATGTCGACCCCCGTAATCGCGCGCGTCAACGGCCTTGCCCTGGGCGGCGGGCTGGAAATGGTTCTGGGATGCGACATCGTCATCGCCGCCGCGACAGCGCGTTTCGGTCTGCCGGAAGCAAAGGTTGGGCGCGTGCCGCTTGATGGCGGCATGGTGCTGCTTCCGCGCCTGGTGCCACGGAACATCGCCATGGGCATGATGATGACCGGAAGGCTGCTGGCGGCGCCGGAGCTGGAACGCTACGGATTGATCAACGCGATCGTTCCGCCCGAAGACCTGGATGCGGAGACCGACCGCTGGGTGGCCGAGCTGCTGACATGTGCCCCGCTCAGCCTGCGGGCGATCAAGGCCATCAACCGGCAGACGGCGCATCTGGCGGCGCAGGAGGCGTTTCGGTATCCGACGGACGAACTCGAGGCAGCGCTTTGTTCAGATGATGCCGACGAAGGTGTTGCCGCATTCCGGGAAAAGAGGGTGCCCGTCTGGAAAGGGCGTTGA
- a CDS encoding CoA transferase has product MSEKIMPLDGIRVIDFTQVMLGPCATQMLGDFGADVIKIERPGAGDLSRGFYGERTEEALNNAVFASLNRNKRSIEIDTKSETGRQQVLDLVKTADIVVDNFRAGVMDRLGFGYDALSKLNPRIICASGTGFGSSGPYAHKGGQDVLAQAMTGVMEKTQDPSIPKSIYPTTLCDYSAGMHLVQGILAALLMRDKTGKGQKVEVSLYDSMIAMQMQEAAQWSKHREVLNWAAMPLTGVFDTTDGAIVIVGAFKANPLQDICNALEIEDLSPDYPTLDVQRRHKPYLQQRFREAIAGNTSAYWLERLEAQDLLCAPVRSLGEALADPQTKINGMLHAIDHPVLGDITVAGSPVHLSDAPLVVRHVPPKLGEHTEDVLQELAVLLNNEAAE; this is encoded by the coding sequence ATGTCAGAGAAAATCATGCCACTCGATGGCATTCGGGTCATCGACTTCACGCAAGTCATGCTGGGGCCCTGCGCGACCCAGATGCTCGGTGATTTCGGCGCGGACGTGATCAAGATCGAACGGCCGGGGGCAGGAGACCTCAGCCGCGGGTTCTATGGCGAGCGCACGGAAGAAGCGCTGAACAATGCTGTCTTTGCCTCATTGAACCGTAACAAACGGTCGATCGAGATCGACACCAAGTCCGAGACGGGCCGTCAGCAGGTGCTTGATCTGGTGAAGACGGCCGACATTGTCGTCGACAACTTCCGGGCCGGGGTCATGGACAGGCTGGGCTTCGGCTACGACGCTCTGTCGAAACTCAACCCGAGGATCATCTGTGCGTCCGGTACAGGGTTCGGCTCGTCCGGCCCGTATGCCCACAAGGGCGGGCAGGATGTGCTGGCGCAGGCGATGACAGGTGTCATGGAAAAGACCCAGGATCCCTCCATTCCGAAATCGATCTATCCGACGACGCTGTGCGACTACTCGGCCGGCATGCATCTGGTACAGGGCATTCTGGCCGCACTCCTGATGCGCGACAAGACCGGCAAGGGTCAGAAAGTCGAGGTCTCGCTCTATGACAGCATGATCGCGATGCAGATGCAGGAAGCGGCGCAATGGTCGAAGCACAGGGAAGTGCTGAACTGGGCCGCCATGCCCCTGACCGGTGTTTTCGATACCACTGACGGTGCCATCGTGATTGTCGGTGCCTTCAAGGCCAACCCCTTGCAGGACATCTGCAACGCTCTTGAGATCGAGGACCTGTCGCCCGACTATCCGACGCTGGACGTACAGCGCCGGCACAAGCCCTACCTGCAGCAGCGCTTCAGGGAAGCGATCGCCGGGAACACGTCCGCCTATTGGCTGGAACGGCTGGAGGCACAGGATCTTCTGTGTGCCCCCGTCCGCTCGCTCGGAGAGGCTTTGGCGGACCCGCAGACGAAGATCAACGGCATGCTTCATGCCATCGACCATCCGGTGCTTGGTGACATCACCGTCGCGGGATCGCCCGTCCATCTGAGTGACGCGCCGCTTGTCGTCCGTCATGTTCCTCCGAAGCTCGGCGAACATACCGAAGACGTGCTGCAGGAACTGGCCGTGCTCCTGAACAACGAGGCGGCTGAATGA
- a CDS encoding FAD-dependent oxidoreductase: protein MAERHTTTVQVEGAQVPVVADCDVVVIGAGPAGHAAAVSAARNGASVTLLERYHHLGGMASGGMVLVLDDMVNEGNEIVTTGIVSEFVDRLERQDAAVYPPSEDCQTNWQMWQKWSRWGCIDFHKAMMPQPIIHAVAFDPDGWKRVSLDMVVEAKVNLRTHSWFSDVLMENGRISGVIAQTKLGRQAIRARYVVDATGDLDVGVAAGADYIDGQYIVTTVFRLANVDTDKAVAFEFAEPEQYKKLDREARRRIGGAWGMWWLKTPIPGVVWCNCPHMPGYDGLSVEDMVASEIEGRERMMKLHAFAKENIPGFENATMLGAAEQMGIRQTRLLKGEYVVNKDDVKSRRYFADTVCRGRDYYTPYRALLPKGIDNLIVAGRHYSVESDAQKLSREIPPCMAQGEAAGIAAALALDGNQPLRMVDYKAIQKQMRAQGADPGDKPSPNALIEDHIAAE, encoded by the coding sequence ATGGCAGAACGTCACACGACAACCGTTCAGGTTGAAGGGGCACAGGTTCCCGTTGTTGCGGACTGTGATGTGGTGGTGATCGGCGCCGGACCTGCCGGTCATGCCGCTGCAGTATCGGCTGCGCGCAACGGCGCGTCCGTCACCTTGCTGGAGCGCTATCATCACCTCGGCGGCATGGCGTCCGGCGGGATGGTGCTTGTTCTCGACGACATGGTCAACGAGGGCAACGAGATCGTCACCACCGGGATCGTCAGCGAGTTCGTTGATCGGCTTGAACGCCAGGATGCTGCGGTCTACCCGCCGTCCGAGGACTGCCAGACCAACTGGCAGATGTGGCAGAAATGGTCGCGCTGGGGGTGTATCGACTTTCACAAGGCGATGATGCCGCAGCCGATCATTCATGCCGTTGCCTTCGATCCGGACGGCTGGAAACGTGTCAGCCTGGACATGGTGGTGGAAGCCAAGGTGAACCTGCGAACGCACAGCTGGTTTTCGGATGTCCTGATGGAAAACGGCCGGATCAGCGGGGTCATTGCCCAGACCAAGCTCGGACGCCAGGCCATTCGTGCACGTTATGTCGTCGACGCCACCGGCGACCTCGATGTCGGGGTCGCGGCCGGGGCGGACTATATCGACGGACAGTATATCGTCACGACCGTTTTCCGGCTCGCGAACGTGGATACCGACAAGGCCGTCGCCTTCGAATTCGCAGAGCCGGAGCAATACAAGAAACTCGACCGGGAAGCGCGGCGCAGGATCGGCGGCGCCTGGGGCATGTGGTGGCTCAAGACACCGATCCCGGGGGTGGTCTGGTGCAACTGCCCGCACATGCCGGGCTATGACGGGCTGTCCGTGGAAGACATGGTTGCCTCGGAAATCGAGGGCCGGGAGCGCATGATGAAGCTGCACGCGTTCGCGAAGGAGAACATTCCGGGCTTTGAAAATGCCACGATGCTGGGAGCGGCGGAGCAGATGGGCATCCGCCAGACGCGGCTCTTGAAGGGGGAATATGTCGTCAACAAGGACGACGTGAAGTCCCGTCGCTACTTCGCCGACACCGTGTGCCGCGGCCGCGACTACTACACCCCCTACCGCGCGCTGCTTCCCAAGGGTATCGACAACCTGATCGTCGCCGGACGCCACTATTCCGTGGAAAGCGATGCGCAGAAGCTGTCGCGCGAAATTCCGCCCTGCATGGCGCAGGGTGAAGCCGCGGGCATTGCGGCCGCCCTGGCGCTCGACGGAAATCAGCCGCTCCGCATGGTCGACTACAAGGCTATCCAGAAACAAATGCGCGCCCAGGGCGCCGATCCGGGAGACAAGCCGTCGCCGAATGCTCTCATCGAAGATCACATCGCGGCGGAATAA
- a CDS encoding ABC transporter permease yields MLEQARLRAAHIAIPLGTAVSILLIWQIGVRFFEVPTYIAPAPTDVLAVFANDYTLLLRNFWPTLIESLSGFAVGNLAAILIAVAFVHSRTVEKAFFPIAVFINTIPILAIAPILVLIFGAGMTAKVVIAALICFFPTLVNMVRGLQSVSPQTLELARILSASKSEVFWKIRLPSSLPFLFSALKIAATTCVIGAIVGEWIGADVGLGALIIDSTFNFRSPLLYATVFVSSGLSVFLFTAVSVAERLVVRW; encoded by the coding sequence ATGCTCGAACAGGCAAGGCTGAGAGCGGCTCATATCGCCATTCCGCTTGGAACGGCCGTGTCGATATTGCTGATCTGGCAGATCGGGGTGCGGTTTTTCGAAGTTCCAACCTATATCGCGCCCGCGCCGACCGATGTCCTCGCCGTGTTTGCCAATGACTATACGCTGCTCTTGCGGAATTTCTGGCCGACCCTGATCGAGAGCCTTTCCGGCTTTGCCGTCGGCAATCTGGCAGCGATCCTGATCGCGGTCGCATTCGTGCATAGCCGGACGGTCGAAAAGGCGTTCTTTCCGATCGCGGTCTTCATCAACACGATCCCGATCCTGGCCATCGCTCCGATCCTCGTGCTGATATTCGGTGCCGGAATGACGGCCAAGGTCGTGATCGCCGCGCTGATCTGTTTTTTCCCGACCCTGGTGAACATGGTTCGGGGGCTGCAGTCGGTTTCTCCGCAAACCCTTGAGCTGGCGCGCATCCTGTCCGCGTCCAAGTCGGAGGTCTTCTGGAAGATCCGCTTGCCGTCGTCGCTTCCGTTTCTCTTCTCGGCTCTGAAGATCGCGGCAACCACCTGCGTGATCGGTGCGATTGTCGGTGAATGGATCGGTGCCGATGTGGGCCTCGGGGCGCTGATTATCGACAGCACGTTCAACTTCCGCTCACCGCTTCTCTACGCGACCGTTTTCGTCTCTTCCGGCCTGTCGGTTTTCTTGTTCACGGCCGTTTCGGTTGCCGAAAGGCTCGTTGTTCGCTGGTAG
- a CDS encoding ABC transporter ATP-binding protein: MSVQHLADFADECPEQEPAGRKVAARLSGASVKFGRFTALENISLEIGEGEFWTILGPSGCGKSTMLRLVSDLVPAADGEVTILDKTTEAARLAREFAFVFQDATLLPWRSALKNVELPLEMGRKRGLQIPASDRSPQELLELVGLKGRENALPHELSGGMRQRVAIARALVCKPKLLLMDEPFGALDEMKRDLLNLKLREIWQETGVTILFVTHSISEAVFLGQKVLMLRANPGRVMDVVDIDLPPDRKIALRETPEFNRYCGRLRQLLEEC; this comes from the coding sequence ATGTCCGTCCAACATTTGGCTGATTTCGCGGACGAATGTCCCGAACAGGAACCGGCTGGCCGCAAGGTTGCGGCCCGCCTGTCCGGAGCCTCGGTGAAATTCGGACGTTTCACCGCTCTTGAAAACATCAGCCTGGAGATTGGCGAAGGCGAGTTCTGGACCATCCTCGGCCCGTCCGGGTGCGGCAAGTCGACCATGCTGCGGCTGGTGTCAGACCTCGTGCCCGCAGCAGACGGGGAGGTCACCATCCTCGACAAGACAACAGAGGCTGCGCGGCTTGCGCGCGAGTTTGCCTTTGTCTTTCAGGACGCCACCCTGCTGCCCTGGCGCAGCGCCCTTAAGAATGTGGAACTTCCCCTCGAAATGGGCCGCAAGCGGGGCCTGCAAATCCCCGCTTCGGACCGAAGTCCGCAGGAACTCCTGGAACTCGTCGGACTGAAAGGACGCGAGAACGCCCTGCCGCATGAACTTTCCGGCGGCATGCGCCAGCGGGTCGCAATCGCAAGAGCGCTTGTGTGCAAACCGAAACTGCTGCTGATGGATGAACCGTTCGGAGCACTGGACGAAATGAAACGCGATCTTCTGAACCTGAAGCTGCGCGAGATCTGGCAGGAAACGGGCGTCACGATCCTGTTCGTGACCCATTCGATTTCGGAAGCGGTGTTTCTCGGTCAGAAGGTGCTGATGCTGCGTGCCAATCCGGGACGGGTGATGGACGTGGTCGATATCGACTTGCCGCCGGACCGGAAAATCGCCCTCAGGGAAACGCCGGAGTTCAACCGCTATTGCGGCCGGCTTCGCCAGTTGCTGGAGGAATGCTGA
- a CDS encoding ABC transporter substrate-binding protein codes for MTHRGLNRRHVLQGLGAAAGLATTGTFLSVGPSAAADFKIRMQLGWLASNGILGEVMADKLGYFAEEGLELEIIPGGPNIDGVASVASGANNFGSISSSPSLMLARSAGLPIKCVAAGYQQHPFTYFSMEANPVRKPEDLVGKKVATQGTARILLRALLAKNGIDESQVEVSVMGGDMAPLKVGQVDVATGWQTNVGALSVLGDERVDMKLWDAGIQLYANPYYTTDDVLQENGDKITAAIRAISRGWGAVYENPEAGVDALVERYPNLDKDSEMKAVDLVLGFSFNDKTKAGGWGIMTADNWQEQIDTYNSLEQFTNGAPNVADIMTLDILEATKDVRPTFG; via the coding sequence ATGACACATAGGGGACTTAATCGCCGGCACGTTCTGCAAGGGCTCGGAGCGGCTGCCGGACTGGCGACAACCGGGACTTTCCTTTCCGTCGGACCTTCGGCAGCTGCCGACTTCAAGATCAGGATGCAGCTCGGCTGGCTGGCGTCCAACGGCATTCTCGGCGAGGTCATGGCCGACAAGCTGGGCTATTTCGCCGAAGAGGGTCTTGAGCTGGAGATCATTCCCGGCGGCCCGAACATCGACGGCGTCGCTTCCGTTGCTTCCGGCGCCAACAACTTCGGGTCGATTTCGTCTTCTCCCTCCCTGATGCTGGCCCGCTCGGCCGGGCTGCCGATCAAGTGTGTTGCAGCCGGGTATCAGCAGCACCCGTTTACCTATTTCTCCATGGAAGCCAATCCGGTGCGCAAGCCGGAAGATCTCGTCGGCAAGAAAGTCGCAACACAGGGAACGGCGCGGATCCTGCTGCGTGCGCTCCTTGCAAAGAACGGCATTGACGAGAGCCAGGTCGAAGTCTCCGTCATGGGCGGCGACATGGCGCCGCTGAAGGTTGGGCAGGTCGACGTGGCGACCGGCTGGCAGACCAATGTCGGCGCGCTTTCCGTGCTTGGCGACGAACGGGTCGACATGAAACTCTGGGATGCGGGCATCCAGCTCTATGCAAACCCCTACTACACGACAGACGACGTGCTGCAGGAGAACGGCGACAAGATCACCGCCGCAATCCGCGCGATCTCGCGTGGCTGGGGTGCGGTCTATGAAAATCCGGAAGCCGGTGTCGACGCGCTCGTCGAGCGCTATCCGAACCTGGACAAGGACAGCGAGATGAAGGCGGTCGATCTTGTCCTGGGTTTCTCGTTCAACGACAAGACCAAGGCCGGCGGCTGGGGCATCATGACGGCCGACAACTGGCAGGAACAGATCGATACCTATAACAGCCTCGAGCAGTTCACCAACGGTGCGCCGAACGTGGCCGACATCATGACGCTGGACATTCTCGAAGCCACCAAAGATGTCCGTCCAACATTTGGCTGA
- a CDS encoding LysR family transcriptional regulator, with amino-acid sequence MHSKFLNYFDEVARQGSIRRAAAVLHVSSSSVNRKILDIEQRLGVKLFDRHAEGVELTAAGAVVLEHCRKTIFDYEKILHLVADIRELRAGHIDIASLDSVALSLLPSAIDQFAREYPDITYSIQTAQPDDIVRAVAEGDAGIGISFCNDLHPGVRVRTEKSAPIGAILTENHPLAERDALDIEDLTPFPLIRSYDALAERSLVNLALADNNIPLKTACFTNSLPLARSMIISGRGIGLYSKIGFLQEIEAGKLRYISLKSSFLKDLRIGLLIPSRSNQTPVENALCRILSKSLRQLRLDS; translated from the coding sequence ATGCACAGCAAGTTTCTGAACTACTTCGACGAGGTCGCACGGCAGGGCTCCATACGCCGTGCCGCTGCGGTTCTGCACGTGTCGTCGTCTTCTGTGAACAGGAAGATTCTCGATATCGAGCAGCGCCTTGGTGTGAAGCTGTTCGACCGCCATGCGGAGGGCGTGGAACTCACCGCGGCAGGCGCGGTTGTCCTTGAACATTGCCGCAAGACGATCTTCGACTACGAGAAGATCCTGCATCTTGTTGCGGATATCAGGGAATTACGTGCCGGACATATCGACATTGCGTCACTCGATTCCGTCGCACTCAGCCTTCTTCCGTCGGCAATCGATCAGTTCGCCCGCGAATACCCCGATATCACCTATTCGATACAGACCGCCCAGCCGGATGACATCGTCAGAGCCGTCGCGGAGGGCGATGCCGGCATCGGGATTTCCTTTTGCAACGATCTCCACCCCGGCGTGCGCGTGCGCACGGAAAAGTCCGCACCGATCGGTGCGATCCTGACCGAGAACCATCCGCTGGCGGAGCGCGATGCACTGGACATTGAAGACCTGACACCATTTCCGCTTATCAGGTCCTATGACGCGCTCGCCGAGCGCTCCCTCGTCAATCTTGCCCTTGCCGACAACAACATCCCGCTGAAAACCGCCTGCTTCACCAACTCCCTGCCGCTCGCCCGGTCGATGATCATCAGCGGCCGCGGCATCGGGCTTTATTCGAAAATCGGTTTCCTGCAGGAAATCGAAGCCGGAAAACTGCGCTACATTTCCCTGAAGTCCAGTTTTCTGAAGGACCTCAGGATCGGTCTCCTGATCCCCTCGCGAAGCAACCAGACACCGGTCGAAAACGCCCTGTGCCGCATTCTTTCAAAGTCACTCCGGCAGTTGCGTCTCGATTCATGA
- a CDS encoding SDR family oxidoreductase: MGGYDGRTALVTGASTGIGKAIAEHLLERGCKIISVSRRPLEIASENVTSLCVDLSDPQAVRDCADLIRETHKVDILVNNAGVVRNTPVEDITDEEFDTLQNLHLRSAIVLVQAVLPHMKAQTFGRIVNMSSRAVVGLSQRTVYAGTKAALISMTRTWALELGSHGITVNAIAPGPVVTDMLTADIPEDSETFRKLAASLPTKRLGDAGDVARATLFFTDPENSWVTGQTLFVCGGASLGSLTAL, translated from the coding sequence ATGGGTGGATATGACGGACGGACGGCGCTTGTCACCGGAGCGAGCACGGGCATCGGCAAGGCCATTGCCGAACATTTGCTGGAGCGCGGCTGCAAGATCATCTCCGTTTCAAGACGGCCATTGGAGATCGCGTCCGAAAACGTGACGTCTCTGTGCGTCGATCTCAGTGATCCGCAGGCAGTCCGGGACTGCGCCGATCTCATCCGGGAGACGCACAAGGTCGATATCCTCGTCAACAATGCCGGGGTCGTGCGCAACACCCCGGTGGAAGATATCACCGACGAGGAATTCGACACGCTTCAGAACCTTCATCTCAGGTCCGCGATCGTGCTTGTGCAGGCGGTGCTGCCGCATATGAAGGCGCAGACTTTCGGTCGCATCGTCAACATGTCGTCGCGCGCGGTCGTCGGTCTTTCGCAGCGAACCGTTTACGCCGGCACCAAGGCAGCCTTGATCTCGATGACGCGGACCTGGGCGCTTGAACTCGGCAGCCACGGCATCACCGTGAACGCCATTGCTCCCGGGCCGGTTGTGACCGACATGCTGACCGCCGACATTCCGGAAGACAGCGAAACGTTCAGGAAACTGGCCGCGTCCCTGCCGACGAAACGTCTGGGAGATGCCGGCGATGTAGCGCGTGCGACGCTGTTTTTCACCGACCCGGAGAACAGCTGGGTAACGGGCCAGACGCTTTTTGTTTGCGGTGGCGCAAGCCTCGGGTCCCTGACCGCGCTCTAG